The Halorussus salinus genome includes a region encoding these proteins:
- a CDS encoding bactofilin family protein, producing the protein MREPLSRRRTLVVLGTAAALGLGGGGVVAQDGDANENDYWTVTRQTADRVVASDADGTVRSDGDVYVTAGVEIDGNVTAGRHVVLERDADVDGDIDAGGAVVVGSGVDLDGDVDAASDVLLGVSLPRNRENYADDRLRGLADIVRGADVDVDGDVTAGRDVLVAPDSDVDGDITAEGVVTIGRRVDIDGAISADEIRRDAAVSGGDADDDDGGDDDS; encoded by the coding sequence ATGCGAGAACCGCTTTCTCGACGCCGAACGCTCGTCGTCCTCGGTACCGCGGCCGCCCTCGGCCTCGGCGGCGGAGGCGTCGTCGCCCAAGACGGCGACGCGAACGAGAACGACTACTGGACGGTCACCCGCCAAACGGCCGACCGAGTGGTCGCGTCCGACGCGGACGGAACCGTTCGCTCGGACGGCGACGTGTACGTCACCGCGGGCGTGGAAATCGACGGCAACGTCACGGCGGGCCGTCACGTCGTCTTGGAACGCGACGCCGACGTGGACGGCGACATCGACGCCGGAGGAGCGGTCGTCGTGGGGTCCGGCGTGGACCTCGACGGCGACGTGGACGCGGCCAGCGACGTTCTCCTCGGGGTCTCCCTCCCTCGAAACCGCGAGAACTACGCGGACGACCGACTCCGGGGACTCGCCGACATCGTTCGCGGGGCGGACGTGGACGTAGACGGCGACGTGACGGCCGGGCGCGACGTTCTCGTCGCCCCCGACAGCGACGTTGACGGCGACATCACCGCCGAGGGCGTCGTCACCATCGGTCGCCGCGTGGACATCGACGGCGCTATCTCCGCCGACGAGATTCGACGCGACGCCGCCGTGAGCGGTGGCGACGCCGATGACGACGATGGCGGTGACGACGACAGTTAG
- a CDS encoding GAF domain-containing protein has product MLRPQGDASSATGAARRILYVGEEGRGESLAARLPDAEVRAERDGASALDGLESGDVDCIVAEEELDDVRGGELLGAVGRLYPDIARLLVAESVEEAPADVAFVPTRPRAGLPERIGRRVERATEFRAVERERDRLADRFGTLVEESPDPILTIDDDCEVTFANEAVERVFGWEPDEVVGESVEKLLAESVHDRVDEEVRSLCADDDLVRRDYVELPGRHREGREVPLAVSFRESVRDGRHYFSAVVRDVGEREELKQRLEAEKRKTKELHEVAVMLENCESVEEVCRLAVETAEQLLEFDLCAVDTVEGRELVPQAVSKGVPTDGYYTTTALSADDKLAARAYRENETLRTADLHAESVDPAESGYRSALTVPIGEMGVFQAVSKRSAAFDESDAELAELLASHLAQSLQRIRSETALQNERDRFAALFENTRDAIVYYEMRDGEPVFRSVNEAFEETFGYEGGALFGESVFEYIVPDEYREQAEEHVERMRAGEHVEAEVVRATAEGRRSFLLRTAGVPAQADRGYVIYTDISDRKQLERDLTREKGKIEELHHVAVKLEGCDTPDEIYRQTVDAAEEILKFDICGIDIEEDGLLVPKATSSKLDAADYDVLEADEGLAGETYRTGESFVVRDIHELSDVDVVTEQFRSLLSIPFGDAGVFQAGSESPGEFDREDARLAELLVSHAAEALVRVESETALRDERDRFAALFENVPEPTARYELRDGEPLVQSVNEAFEETFGYDESAARGESLDDLLVPDDSLAEARQLNERVGRGERVDAVVQRVAEDGVRDFLLRNAEVSGDSGNYVIYTDITERKRTEERHRSMTEDVMDNTDVGIFVLDDEFEVAWANSAVAEYFGLDRERIVGADKPTLVEREVRDAVADGEEFAETVTRTYDENSSVEEFTCHVTSGGGRDERYLQHLSRPIESGLYAGGRVELYYDVTERVEREAMLDDLHGATRDLMAAERQRDICETAVRTVRTVLDIPHSSVFRWDDESEVLEPYIVPENTIEEVGDAPTFAPGEGIVGSVFENGEAEHFDNGWEDPRAAEDGSEGIRAFGAFPLGEWGVMTVASPTVGAFDDYEIDLVRVLAANVEVALNRAARESELADQRSQLAELDRINEVIRDVDQLLVRAATREEIAEAVTERLAESEQYQFAWTGEVMAGSNDPRPTAWAGVEEGYLDAVVGMRDETPTGPSQRALETREVQVVQSVPDDEEFEPWREMALERGYQSAAAIPLRYRETVYGVLCVYADRADAFDDREQAVLAELGETIGHAINAAENKKALLSDSVVEVEFEIRDGDGFFARVPREEGGTFSLEGVTMTTDGSFVYFMTVEGLEPDRVRERATEAPDVEQVRLVNEHDDGNLFEFVYTGPSPLRTLGEHGGTLVDVEFDADGGRSVVELPRKADVRSVVESIQDAIPGTDVVAQRERERPDQTVQEFQSALEDDLTERQRSALDAAYYAGFFEWPRESTGEEVSDSLGVSAPTFHQHLRVGERKLLSAFLDD; this is encoded by the coding sequence ATGCTCAGGCCGCAGGGGGACGCGAGCAGCGCGACGGGGGCGGCGCGTAGGATACTGTACGTCGGCGAGGAGGGGCGCGGGGAGTCTCTCGCCGCGAGGCTACCGGACGCCGAGGTGAGGGCCGAGCGCGACGGAGCGAGCGCGCTCGACGGACTCGAATCGGGGGACGTGGACTGCATCGTCGCCGAGGAGGAACTCGACGACGTTCGCGGCGGGGAACTCCTCGGGGCGGTCGGGCGGCTCTATCCCGATATCGCGAGGCTCCTCGTGGCCGAGTCGGTCGAGGAGGCACCCGCTGACGTGGCGTTCGTCCCGACCAGACCGCGGGCCGGACTGCCAGAGCGCATCGGCCGTCGGGTCGAGCGCGCGACCGAGTTCCGAGCGGTCGAACGCGAGCGCGACCGACTCGCCGACCGGTTCGGGACGCTGGTCGAGGAGTCGCCCGACCCGATTCTCACGATAGACGACGACTGCGAGGTGACGTTCGCCAACGAGGCCGTCGAGCGCGTCTTCGGGTGGGAACCCGACGAAGTGGTCGGCGAGTCCGTCGAGAAGTTGCTCGCCGAGTCGGTCCACGACCGCGTGGACGAGGAGGTCCGGTCGCTGTGCGCGGACGACGACCTCGTCCGCCGCGACTACGTGGAACTGCCGGGTCGTCACCGCGAGGGCCGCGAGGTTCCGCTGGCGGTGTCGTTCCGCGAGAGCGTCCGGGACGGCCGACACTACTTTTCGGCGGTGGTCCGGGACGTGGGCGAGCGCGAGGAGCTAAAACAGCGCCTCGAAGCCGAGAAGCGAAAGACGAAGGAACTCCACGAGGTCGCGGTGATGCTGGAGAACTGCGAGAGCGTCGAGGAGGTCTGTCGGTTGGCCGTCGAGACCGCCGAGCAGTTGCTCGAATTCGACCTCTGCGCGGTGGACACCGTGGAGGGCCGCGAACTCGTCCCGCAGGCCGTCTCGAAGGGCGTGCCGACGGACGGCTACTACACGACGACCGCGCTGTCGGCCGACGACAAACTCGCGGCCCGCGCCTACCGGGAGAACGAGACGCTCCGGACCGCGGACCTCCACGCCGAGAGCGTGGACCCGGCCGAGAGCGGCTACCGGTCGGCGCTGACCGTCCCCATCGGCGAGATGGGCGTGTTTCAGGCCGTCTCGAAGCGGTCGGCGGCGTTCGACGAGAGCGACGCCGAACTCGCGGAGTTGCTGGCCTCCCACCTCGCCCAGTCGCTCCAGCGGATTCGCTCGGAGACGGCGCTCCAGAACGAGCGCGACCGGTTCGCCGCGCTGTTCGAGAACACCCGCGACGCCATCGTCTACTACGAGATGCGCGACGGGGAGCCCGTGTTCCGGTCGGTCAACGAGGCCTTCGAGGAGACCTTCGGCTACGAGGGCGGCGCGCTGTTCGGGGAATCGGTCTTCGAGTACATCGTCCCCGACGAGTACCGCGAGCAGGCCGAGGAACACGTCGAGCGGATGCGGGCGGGCGAACACGTCGAGGCCGAGGTGGTGCGTGCGACCGCCGAGGGGCGTCGGAGCTTCCTGCTCCGGACCGCGGGCGTTCCGGCCCAAGCGGACCGCGGATACGTCATCTACACCGACATCAGCGACCGCAAGCAGTTGGAGCGCGACCTGACCCGCGAGAAGGGCAAAATCGAGGAGCTTCACCACGTCGCGGTCAAGTTGGAGGGCTGTGATACGCCGGACGAAATCTACCGCCAGACGGTGGACGCCGCCGAGGAGATTCTGAAGTTCGACATCTGTGGCATCGACATCGAGGAGGACGGTCTCCTCGTGCCGAAGGCGACCTCGTCGAAACTCGACGCGGCCGATTACGACGTTCTGGAGGCCGACGAGGGATTAGCGGGCGAGACCTACCGGACCGGCGAGTCGTTCGTCGTCCGCGACATCCACGAGCTATCCGACGTGGACGTGGTGACCGAACAGTTCCGGTCGCTGCTCAGCATCCCGTTCGGCGACGCGGGCGTCTTCCAAGCGGGGTCCGAATCGCCGGGCGAGTTCGACCGCGAGGACGCGCGACTCGCGGAGTTGTTGGTTTCTCACGCCGCCGAGGCGCTGGTCCGCGTCGAGTCCGAGACGGCGCTCCGCGACGAGCGCGACCGGTTCGCCGCGCTGTTCGAGAACGTCCCCGAACCGACCGCGCGCTACGAACTCCGCGACGGCGAACCGCTGGTCCAGTCGGTCAACGAGGCGTTCGAGGAGACCTTCGGCTACGACGAGTCGGCGGCCCGCGGCGAGTCGTTGGACGACTTGCTGGTGCCCGACGACAGCCTCGCGGAGGCGCGCCAACTCAACGAGCGCGTCGGCCGGGGCGAGCGCGTGGACGCCGTGGTCCAGCGCGTGGCCGAGGACGGCGTTCGGGACTTCCTGCTCCGAAACGCCGAGGTCTCGGGCGACTCCGGCAACTACGTCATCTACACCGACATCACCGAGCGCAAGCGCACCGAGGAGCGCCACCGGTCGATGACCGAGGACGTGATGGACAACACCGACGTTGGCATCTTCGTACTGGACGACGAGTTCGAGGTGGCGTGGGCCAACTCCGCGGTGGCCGAGTACTTCGGTCTCGACCGCGAGCGAATCGTCGGCGCGGACAAACCGACGCTGGTGGAGCGCGAGGTCCGGGACGCCGTGGCCGACGGCGAGGAGTTCGCCGAGACGGTGACGCGGACCTACGACGAGAACAGTTCCGTCGAGGAGTTCACCTGTCACGTCACGTCGGGCGGCGGGCGCGACGAGCGGTACCTCCAGCATCTCAGTCGCCCCATCGAGTCGGGCCTGTACGCTGGCGGCCGGGTCGAACTCTACTACGACGTGACCGAGCGCGTCGAGCGCGAGGCGATGCTGGACGACCTCCACGGCGCGACCCGCGACCTGATGGCGGCCGAACGCCAGCGCGACATCTGCGAGACCGCGGTCCGGACGGTCCGGACCGTCCTCGACATCCCCCACTCGTCAGTGTTCCGGTGGGACGACGAGAGTGAAGTGCTGGAACCGTACATCGTCCCCGAGAACACCATCGAAGAGGTCGGCGATGCGCCGACGTTCGCGCCGGGCGAAGGTATCGTCGGGAGCGTCTTCGAAAACGGCGAGGCCGAACACTTCGACAACGGGTGGGAGGACCCCCGCGCGGCCGAGGACGGCTCGGAGGGCATCCGCGCGTTCGGCGCGTTCCCGCTGGGCGAGTGGGGCGTGATGACCGTCGCCTCGCCGACCGTCGGCGCGTTCGACGACTACGAGATAGACTTGGTGCGCGTGCTGGCGGCGAACGTCGAAGTCGCGCTGAACCGCGCGGCCCGCGAGTCGGAGTTGGCCGACCAGCGGAGTCAACTCGCGGAACTCGACCGCATCAACGAGGTCATCCGCGACGTGGACCAACTGCTGGTCCGGGCCGCGACCCGCGAGGAGATAGCCGAAGCGGTCACCGAACGCCTCGCGGAGTCCGAACAGTACCAGTTCGCGTGGACCGGCGAGGTGATGGCGGGGAGCAACGACCCGAGGCCGACCGCGTGGGCGGGCGTCGAGGAGGGCTACCTCGACGCCGTCGTCGGGATGCGCGACGAGACGCCGACGGGACCGAGCCAGCGGGCGCTGGAGACCCGCGAGGTGCAGGTCGTCCAGAGCGTCCCCGACGACGAGGAGTTCGAGCCGTGGCGAGAGATGGCGCTCGAACGGGGCTACCAGTCGGCCGCGGCAATCCCGCTTCGCTACCGCGAGACGGTCTACGGCGTCCTCTGCGTCTACGCCGACCGGGCCGACGCCTTCGACGACCGCGAGCAGGCGGTGTTGGCGGAACTCGGCGAGACCATCGGTCACGCCATCAACGCCGCCGAGAACAAGAAGGCGCTCCTCTCGGACAGCGTGGTCGAAGTCGAGTTCGAGATTCGCGACGGGGACGGCTTCTTCGCGCGGGTCCCCCGCGAGGAGGGCGGCACCTTCTCGCTGGAGGGCGTGACGATGACCACCGACGGGTCGTTCGTCTACTTCATGACCGTCGAGGGGCTGGAACCCGACCGCGTGCGCGAGCGAGCGACCGAGGCCCCGGACGTGGAGCAGGTCAGACTCGTCAACGAACACGACGACGGCAACCTCTTCGAGTTCGTCTACACCGGGCCGTCGCCGCTCCGGACGCTGGGCGAACACGGCGGGACGCTGGTGGACGTGGAGTTCGACGCCGACGGCGGCCGGAGCGTCGTAGAACTCCCGCGGAAGGCGGACGTGCGCTCGGTCGTGGAGTCGATTCAGGACGCGATTCCCGGCACCGATGTCGTGGCCCAGCGCGAGCGCGAGCGCCCCGACCAGACGGTCCAAGAGTTCCAGTCGGCGCTCGAAGACGACCTGACCGAGCGCCAGCGGTCGGCCCTCGACGCGGCCTACTACGCCGGGTTCTTCGAGTGGCCCCGCGAGAGTACCGGTGAGGAGGTCAGCGACTCGCTCGGGGTCTCCGCGCCGACGTTCCACCAACACCTGCGCGTCGGCGAGCGGAAACTGCTGTCGGCGTTCTTGGACGACTGA
- a CDS encoding MutS-related protein, which produces MRLEEYWGVGPKTRERLEAELGTERAVEAIESGEVRSLVAAGLSRGRATRILRRANGGEGMSVLATRDTRAVYKELLDVASGYAVTEDAADRIRVLTPLMEREEAESRLDSVMDAASSWAGIDGETREAVLSAFAEYAEDDRIGDDEAAVRTVLALREAGLSEGAFSRVADIDRADLDAAASALADLDGGDVARGVDEELDSLRDALSGVESLSADSLDAMQEIREEARAGAEFGEVVVDYVASETDAGFRRVRDATPDEAVDATDFVNATLRELADDLRESVEERERSVARRLRGRIAENQSAIDAATAAVSDLSFNLSLARFAVDFDLTRPAFADNGFAVRNARNVSIEAGDEAVQPVTYAVGDHEVPGKSGSGGPVPPSGDRVSVLTGANSGGKTTLLETLCQVALLAQMGLPVPADEAEVAISEDIVFHRRHASFNAGVLESTLRSIVPPLTEGENTLMLVDEFEAITEPGSAADLLHGLVRLTVNRGALGVFVTHLADDLKPLPEKARKDGIFAEGLDDDLELEVDYQPRFGTVGKSTPEFIVSRLLAGADDRTERSGFETLARAVGEEAVQRTLDDWPPEANADD; this is translated from the coding sequence ATGCGACTGGAGGAGTACTGGGGCGTCGGGCCCAAGACGCGCGAGCGGTTGGAGGCCGAACTCGGGACCGAGCGCGCCGTCGAGGCCATCGAGTCGGGCGAGGTCAGGTCGCTGGTCGCCGCGGGACTCTCCCGCGGGCGCGCGACCCGCATCCTCCGCCGGGCCAACGGCGGCGAGGGCATGTCCGTGCTGGCGACCCGCGACACCCGCGCCGTCTACAAGGAACTCCTCGACGTGGCCAGCGGCTACGCCGTGACCGAGGACGCGGCCGACCGCATCCGGGTATTGACCCCGCTCATGGAGCGCGAGGAGGCCGAGTCGCGGCTCGATTCGGTGATGGACGCGGCCTCCTCGTGGGCCGGAATCGACGGCGAGACCCGCGAGGCGGTCCTGTCGGCCTTCGCCGAGTACGCCGAGGACGACCGCATCGGCGACGACGAGGCCGCGGTTCGGACCGTCCTCGCGTTGCGCGAGGCGGGCCTCTCGGAGGGCGCGTTCTCGCGCGTGGCCGACATCGACCGCGCGGACCTCGACGCCGCGGCGTCGGCGCTCGCGGACCTCGACGGCGGCGACGTGGCCCGCGGCGTGGACGAGGAACTGGACTCCCTGCGCGACGCGCTCTCCGGCGTGGAATCGCTGTCTGCCGACTCGCTCGACGCCATGCAGGAGATACGCGAGGAGGCCCGCGCGGGAGCCGAGTTCGGCGAGGTCGTCGTGGACTACGTGGCCAGCGAGACCGACGCCGGGTTCCGGCGCGTCCGCGACGCGACGCCCGACGAGGCGGTGGACGCGACCGACTTCGTGAACGCGACGCTCCGGGAGTTGGCCGACGACCTCCGGGAGTCCGTCGAGGAGCGCGAGCGGTCGGTCGCCCGGCGGCTCCGGGGTCGAATCGCGGAGAACCAGTCGGCCATCGACGCCGCGACCGCCGCGGTGTCGGACCTCTCGTTCAACCTCTCGCTGGCGCGCTTCGCGGTCGATTTCGACCTCACTCGGCCCGCGTTCGCGGACAACGGGTTCGCGGTCCGGAACGCCCGGAACGTCTCCATCGAGGCCGGGGACGAGGCGGTCCAACCCGTGACCTACGCCGTCGGCGACCACGAGGTGCCGGGCAAATCCGGTTCTGGAGGGCCTGTCCCGCCGAGCGGCGACCGCGTGTCGGTCCTGACCGGCGCGAACTCCGGGGGGAAGACGACCCTGCTGGAGACGCTCTGTCAGGTCGCCCTGCTGGCTCAGATGGGCCTGCCGGTCCCCGCCGACGAGGCCGAGGTCGCCATCTCCGAGGATATCGTGTTCCACCGCCGCCACGCGAGTTTCAACGCGGGCGTACTGGAATCGACGCTCCGGAGCATCGTCCCGCCGCTGACCGAAGGCGAGAACACCCTGATGCTGGTCGACGAGTTCGAGGCCATCACGGAACCGGGGAGCGCCGCCGACCTCCTGCACGGACTCGTCCGTCTGACGGTGAATCGCGGTGCCTTGGGCGTCTTCGTCACGCACCTCGCCGACGACCTCAAGCCCCTGCCCGAGAAGGCCCGCAAGGACGGCATCTTCGCGGAGGGACTGGACGACGACCTCGAACTCGAAGTGGACTACCAGCCCCGGTTCGGCACGGTCGGCAAGTCCACGCCGGAGTTCATCGTCTCGCGCCTGCTCGCGGGCGCGGACGACCGCACCGAGCGGTCGGGCTTCGAGACGCTGGCCCGCGCCGTCGGCGAGGAGGCCGTCCAACGCACCTTGGACGACTGGCCGCCGGAAGCGAACGCCGACGACTGA
- a CDS encoding glycosyltransferase family 87 protein, giving the protein MTPPRNPTDARIVLASGVLLGVVGLVSTALQHPTLVGIDLQVYYFAAKAALAGGDFYAVSPPMHPQYGYVYPPISILFFYPFGLLGSWQAAFAAFTLLNVAAALGVAVLLVRTIEERRPEPLPRLDRGLVAGFCLLSLHSASTLLYGETNFLLLLALVAGFRWLDRNRGVASGVAFALPAFVKLFPAAVGVWLLRERAWRAVAAATATGTGLFALSVAAFGVESHLTYVEVAILPRLSSAEFAGGLPAGTAMLTLRRPISVALPGLNPSLYGPLAFALLAPAVGYCYRDVSGAVDRLVAVFATMAAIVLGFPSLLLYAVFLVFPLVPLLYLLERSPARNLFVAGAFVANFAVTLANVRSALAGTTFEGLLGVLRPVLTLGTPTLYGTVLMLAGCLCWARRSSVRRT; this is encoded by the coding sequence GTGACTCCACCCCGAAACCCCACCGACGCCAGAATCGTCCTCGCTTCGGGTGTCCTGCTGGGCGTCGTCGGTCTCGTCTCGACCGCGCTCCAGCACCCGACGCTGGTCGGCATCGACCTACAGGTGTACTACTTCGCGGCGAAGGCGGCGCTCGCTGGCGGCGACTTCTACGCGGTCTCGCCGCCGATGCACCCCCAGTACGGCTACGTCTACCCGCCGATTTCGATTCTGTTCTTCTATCCCTTCGGTCTCCTCGGGAGTTGGCAGGCCGCCTTCGCCGCGTTCACGCTCCTGAATGTCGCGGCGGCGCTCGGCGTCGCAGTCCTGCTGGTGCGGACCATCGAGGAGCGCCGCCCCGAACCGCTCCCGCGGCTCGACCGGGGTCTCGTCGCGGGGTTCTGCCTGCTGTCACTGCACTCGGCTTCGACGCTCCTCTACGGCGAGACGAACTTCCTGCTGTTGCTCGCGCTGGTCGCTGGCTTTCGGTGGCTGGACCGGAACCGCGGCGTCGCCTCCGGCGTCGCGTTCGCGCTCCCGGCGTTCGTCAAGTTGTTCCCCGCCGCGGTCGGCGTCTGGCTCCTGCGCGAGCGAGCGTGGCGCGCGGTCGCGGCCGCGACGGCGACCGGCACGGGCCTGTTCGCGCTCAGCGTCGCGGCCTTCGGCGTCGAGAGCCACCTCACCTACGTCGAGGTGGCGATTCTGCCGCGCCTGTCCAGCGCCGAGTTCGCTGGCGGTCTCCCGGCCGGGACGGCGATGCTCACGCTCCGGCGACCCATCTCGGTCGCCCTGCCGGGACTGAACCCCTCGCTGTACGGCCCGCTCGCGTTCGCCCTCCTCGCGCCCGCGGTCGGCTACTGCTACCGGGACGTGTCGGGAGCGGTGGACCGACTCGTCGCGGTCTTCGCCACGATGGCGGCCATCGTCCTCGGGTTCCCGTCGCTGTTGCTCTACGCCGTCTTCCTCGTCTTCCCGCTGGTGCCCCTGCTCTACCTGCTGGAACGCAGCCCGGCCCGGAACCTGTTCGTCGCGGGGGCGTTCGTCGCCAACTTCGCGGTGACGCTGGCGAACGTCCGGAGCGCGCTCGCCGGGACGACTTTCGAGGGACTCCTCGGCGTCCTGCGCCCGGTGTTGACGCTCGGGACGCCGACGCTGTACGGGACGGTCCTGATGCTCGCGGGGTGTCTCTGCTGGGCGAGGAGGTCGTCGGTCAGAAGAACATGA
- a CDS encoding DUF7504 family protein produces the protein MARSQSSPSNTLLEGPVSPEDVTPEVCDVLGRPAETNLLVISYSDDPDAWLRNWRRTAGERPAEFGFVNVGVTTRSTASASSPSSTCRSAPTARSPSPDDTLPVAAAVSDPADLATVGVRASEYLETWREEDRRSVVLLDSLTALLDAVALERAARFVHLLGGRIESVDGRGYFLADPADHDDAALGVLREHVDSVVTADSSPPT, from the coding sequence GTGGCACGTTCACAGTCCTCTCCCTCCAACACGCTGTTGGAGGGTCCGGTCTCGCCCGAAGACGTGACGCCGGAGGTGTGCGACGTTCTCGGCCGCCCTGCGGAGACGAATCTGTTGGTCATCTCCTACAGCGACGACCCCGACGCGTGGCTTCGTAACTGGCGACGCACGGCGGGCGAGCGCCCGGCGGAGTTCGGGTTCGTCAACGTCGGCGTCACGACTCGCTCGACGGCGTCTGCGAGCAGTCCGAGTTCGACTTGTCGCTCAGCCCCGACCGCTCGTTCGCCGTCGCCGGACGACACCCTGCCGGTCGCCGCCGCCGTCTCGGACCCGGCGGACCTCGCGACCGTGGGCGTCAGAGCCAGCGAGTACCTCGAAACGTGGCGCGAGGAGGACCGGCGGTCGGTGGTCCTGCTGGACTCGCTGACCGCACTGCTGGACGCGGTTGCGCTCGAACGCGCCGCCCGCTTCGTCCACCTCCTCGGGGGTCGGATAGAGAGCGTGGACGGCCGCGGCTACTTCCTCGCGGACCCGGCGGACCACGACGACGCCGCGCTCGGCGTCCTCCGCGAACACGTCGATAGCGTGGTGACCGCGGACTCGTCGCCGCCGACGTAA
- a CDS encoding HEAT repeat domain-containing protein, producing MADGEAESGERAGDESERADDGDEHANGDQRRQRDRIATLREEARERWGRADDDVESAAADLASDDPEERAAAAWTLAELAEDPDDSRRVPVESGLAPLLTDDDEWVRRGASWAVANVADHHPHRARGALSAVTESLDDSDPLVRENSVVAVADVAREYPHAVEPVLSRLADLVRDEDGLARRRAAETLRRLVTRLDEDGFPETIEATPDIADLLGGDAGVVAATDDGGEGRPVRVGGADDSPDDEGENARGGRNRATTDDRGPPDQLPAPPEIDAARGDFEHLADFGDGPLTTAAKVRAPSLSEGGQRVVVVCRTLRADAGVSPADFEEALRAWAAVDDHPHVAPVLARGPTPRPWLATEFLDGGSLRDHVGSVGFERAVWYAHCLATAVSHAHARGVVHGALRPSAVGFSRTLGAWPVPKVGEWAFGDLLGAVQELPAPPAFAAPEHLAPDEFGGPDSSTDVYQLGALCYALFAGRPPFVGETEAVVREVRVSDPPPASAFADGVPDEIDALLSRALAKEKQARFETAEDFRRELEVVAGNLSLSFEL from the coding sequence ATGGCAGACGGCGAAGCGGAATCCGGCGAGCGCGCAGGAGACGAGAGCGAACGCGCGGACGACGGCGACGAACACGCGAACGGTGACCAGCGCCGCCAGCGAGACCGCATCGCGACGCTCCGCGAGGAGGCCCGCGAGCGGTGGGGCCGGGCCGACGACGACGTGGAGTCGGCGGCGGCCGACCTCGCCAGCGACGACCCCGAGGAGCGCGCCGCCGCGGCGTGGACGCTCGCCGAACTCGCCGAGGACCCCGACGACTCGCGGCGCGTCCCGGTCGAGTCGGGCCTCGCGCCGCTGTTGACCGACGACGACGAGTGGGTCCGCCGGGGTGCCTCGTGGGCCGTGGCGAACGTCGCCGACCACCATCCCCACCGCGCCCGCGGCGCGCTCTCGGCAGTTACCGAGAGTCTGGACGATTCGGACCCGCTCGTCCGGGAGAACAGCGTGGTCGCGGTTGCCGACGTGGCCCGCGAGTACCCCCACGCGGTCGAACCCGTGCTGAGTCGCCTCGCGGACCTCGTGCGCGACGAGGACGGTCTCGCCCGCCGACGCGCCGCCGAGACGCTCCGGCGACTCGTCACCCGACTCGACGAGGACGGCTTCCCCGAGACCATCGAGGCGACGCCCGACATCGCCGACCTCCTCGGGGGCGACGCGGGCGTGGTCGCCGCGACCGACGACGGGGGCGAGGGCCGACCGGTTCGAGTCGGCGGCGCGGACGACTCGCCGGACGACGAGGGCGAGAACGCTCGCGGCGGTCGGAATCGCGCGACGACCGACGACCGCGGCCCGCCCGACCAACTCCCGGCCCCGCCCGAAATCGACGCGGCGCGGGGCGACTTCGAACACCTCGCGGACTTCGGCGACGGCCCGCTGACTACCGCGGCGAAGGTCCGCGCGCCGTCGCTGTCGGAGGGCGGCCAGCGCGTCGTGGTCGTCTGCCGGACGCTCCGGGCCGACGCGGGCGTCTCCCCCGCCGACTTCGAGGAGGCCCTGCGCGCGTGGGCGGCCGTGGACGACCATCCGCACGTCGCGCCCGTCCTCGCTCGCGGCCCGACGCCGCGGCCGTGGCTCGCCACGGAGTTTCTGGACGGCGGGAGCCTCCGGGACCACGTCGGCTCGGTCGGCTTCGAGCGCGCGGTCTGGTACGCTCACTGTCTCGCCACCGCGGTCTCCCACGCCCACGCTCGCGGCGTCGTCCACGGCGCGCTTCGCCCGAGCGCGGTCGGGTTCTCCCGGACGCTCGGCGCGTGGCCCGTCCCGAAGGTCGGCGAGTGGGCCTTCGGCGACCTCCTCGGGGCGGTGCAGGAGCTTCCGGCACCGCCCGCCTTCGCCGCTCCGGAACACCTCGCGCCCGACGAGTTCGGCGGGCCGGACTCCTCGACGGACGTGTACCAACTCGGCGCGCTCTGTTACGCGCTGTTCGCTGGCCGCCCGCCCTTCGTCGGCGAGACCGAAGCCGTGGTTCGGGAGGTCCGGGTGTCGGACCCGCCGCCCGCCAGCGCGTTCGCCGACGGGGTGCCCGACGAGATAGACGCCCTCCTCTCGCGGGCGCTGGCCAAAGAGAAGCAGGCGCGCTTCGAGACGGCCGAGGACTTCCGGCGGGAGTTGGAGGTCGTCGCGGGGAACCTGTCGCTGTCCTTCGAGTTGTAG